From a region of the Janthinobacterium sp. 61 genome:
- the rnr gene encoding ribonuclease R, which yields MSQNTHTIPSREDILGIFRSVNAPLDPQSLGKSLQVHADSMDVLVRRLKAMERDGQLKSDASGVFSLADQSALVAGRVTSHRDGFGFVIPDDASADLFLPEKEMQKVLHGDKVMARIVGTDRRGRPEGTIVEVTYRANTHVIGRLIQENGNWVVAPEDQRIGQDILVTGSVGKAIAGQIVSVELTEQPMRFKQPVGKIVEVLGALDDPGMEIEIAVRKFNVPHIFSAAALKQAEKLPFDVRDADLKDRVDLRDVPLVTIDGEDARDFDDAVYCEPVKIGRTNCFRLIVAIADVSHYVKPNDALDIDALERSTSVYFPRRVIPMLPEKLSNGLCSLNPAVDRLTLVCDAVVSDKGELKAYQFYPAVIHSAARLTYDEVAAVLGNTKGPEAARRADILPHLQNLEAVYRALLKARTERGAIDFETTETYIVCNSAGKIEKIIPRTRNEAHKIIEECMLAANVCAADLLLRNKHPGTYRIHASPTKEKLTQVRTFLKQVGLNLTGGDTPSASDYQTLMQQIKARPDAALLQTMLLRSMQQAVYSPDNIGHFGLAYEAYAHFTSPIRRYPDLLTHRAIKAILQGKKYEPKLSEKTVLNTNVSNATRKQQAKDKADGKPKKTDLTIWDALGVHCSANERRADEASRDVEAWLKCYFMQDKLGEEFTGTITGVTTFGVFVQLDTLFVEGLVHVTELGTDYFQYDDARHELRGERTGKRYQLTDRLTVQVARVDLETRKIDLRLVTDAELAGEEAPAKPNGGGKRKGEKKSMVKPGPATEQRHEIKASAKAGNGSGGRSNGAKAQAKPAAKAAPKEAPKAAAPKAAAPKRSKKAAAAPAAAAPRAAKTVSKTSKSKR from the coding sequence TTGAGCCAAAATACCCACACCATCCCCAGCCGGGAGGACATTCTCGGCATATTCCGCAGCGTCAACGCGCCTCTCGACCCGCAGTCTCTCGGGAAATCGCTGCAAGTGCATGCCGATTCCATGGATGTCCTGGTCCGTCGCCTGAAGGCGATGGAGCGCGACGGCCAGCTCAAGTCTGATGCCAGCGGTGTTTTCAGCCTGGCCGACCAGAGCGCGCTTGTCGCCGGTCGCGTCACCAGCCACCGCGATGGCTTCGGTTTCGTCATCCCCGACGACGCCAGCGCCGACCTGTTCCTGCCTGAGAAAGAAATGCAGAAAGTACTGCATGGCGACAAGGTCATGGCCCGCATCGTCGGCACGGACCGCCGCGGCCGCCCTGAAGGCACGATCGTCGAAGTCACCTACCGCGCCAATACCCACGTCATCGGCCGCCTGATCCAGGAAAACGGCAACTGGGTGGTGGCGCCGGAAGACCAGCGCATAGGCCAGGACATCCTGGTCACCGGTTCGGTGGGCAAGGCGATAGCCGGCCAGATCGTCAGCGTCGAGCTGACCGAGCAACCGATGCGCTTCAAGCAGCCGGTCGGCAAGATCGTCGAAGTGCTCGGTGCGCTTGATGATCCTGGCATGGAAATTGAAATTGCCGTACGTAAATTCAACGTGCCGCACATCTTTTCCGCTGCCGCCCTGAAACAGGCGGAAAAACTGCCGTTCGACGTGCGCGACGCCGACTTGAAAGACCGTGTCGACCTGCGTGACGTGCCATTGGTGACTATCGATGGCGAAGATGCGCGCGATTTCGACGATGCCGTATATTGCGAGCCCGTCAAGATTGGCCGCACCAACTGCTTCCGCCTGATCGTGGCGATTGCCGACGTCAGCCATTACGTGAAGCCGAACGACGCGCTCGATATCGATGCGCTCGAACGCAGCACATCCGTGTACTTCCCGCGCCGCGTGATCCCGATGCTGCCGGAAAAACTGTCGAATGGCCTGTGTTCGCTGAACCCGGCCGTCGATCGTCTGACCCTCGTCTGCGACGCCGTCGTCAGCGACAAGGGCGAACTCAAGGCTTACCAGTTCTACCCGGCCGTGATCCATTCGGCCGCGCGCCTCACGTATGACGAAGTCGCTGCCGTGCTGGGCAACACCAAGGGACCTGAAGCGGCACGCCGCGCGGACATCCTGCCGCACCTGCAGAATCTGGAAGCCGTCTACCGCGCCTTGCTGAAAGCGCGCACGGAGCGGGGCGCCATCGATTTCGAGACGACGGAAACGTATATCGTTTGCAATAGCGCGGGCAAGATCGAAAAGATCATCCCCCGCACGCGCAATGAAGCGCACAAGATCATCGAAGAGTGCATGCTGGCGGCCAACGTCTGCGCGGCCGATTTGTTGCTGCGCAACAAGCATCCAGGCACCTACCGCATCCACGCCAGCCCGACCAAGGAAAAGCTCACGCAAGTGCGTACCTTCCTCAAGCAAGTCGGCCTGAACCTGACGGGCGGCGACACGCCATCGGCATCGGATTACCAGACTCTGATGCAGCAGATCAAGGCGCGTCCCGACGCGGCCCTGCTGCAAACGATGCTGCTGCGCTCGATGCAGCAAGCTGTCTACAGCCCGGACAATATCGGCCACTTCGGCCTGGCCTACGAGGCGTATGCCCACTTCACCAGCCCGATCCGCCGCTATCCCGACCTGCTGACGCACCGCGCCATCAAGGCTATTCTGCAAGGCAAGAAATACGAGCCTAAGCTGTCCGAAAAGACCGTGCTGAACACCAACGTGTCGAACGCCACGCGCAAGCAGCAGGCGAAGGACAAGGCCGACGGCAAGCCGAAGAAGACGGACCTGACCATCTGGGACGCGCTGGGCGTGCATTGCTCGGCCAACGAGCGCCGCGCCGACGAAGCGTCGCGCGACGTGGAAGCCTGGCTGAAGTGCTACTTCATGCAAGACAAACTGGGCGAGGAATTCACCGGCACCATCACGGGCGTGACCACGTTCGGCGTGTTCGTGCAGCTCGACACCCTGTTTGTCGAAGGCCTGGTGCACGTCACCGAGCTGGGCACCGACTATTTCCAGTACGACGATGCGCGTCATGAATTGCGCGGCGAACGCACGGGAAAACGTTATCAATTGACCGACCGTCTGACGGTGCAGGTGGCGCGTGTCGACCTGGAAACGCGCAAGATCGACCTGCGCCTGGTCACCGATGCGGAACTGGCGGGCGAAGAAGCGCCGGCCAAGCCCAATGGCGGCGGCAAGCGCAAGGGCGAAAAGAAATCCATGGTCAAGCCTGGTCCAGCGACCGAGCAGCGCCACGAAATCAAGGCCAGCGCCAAGGCCGGCAATGGTTCCGGTGGCCGTTCCAATGGCGCCAAGGCGCAAGCCAAGCCTGCAGCCAAGGCAGCCCCGAAGGAAGCCCCTAAGGCGGCAGCCCCCAAGGCCGCCGCGCCCAAGCGCAGCAAGAAAGCTGCCGCGGCACCAGCTGCGGCGGCACCACGTGCAGCAAAAACTGTATCAAAAACAAGCAAAAGCAAGCGATAA
- the rlmB gene encoding 23S rRNA (guanosine(2251)-2'-O)-methyltransferase RlmB produces MKNKMIFGFHAVTSRLRHEASSVEEIFVDASRVDGRMKDMIAAAKAANVRVMPVDSSRLDKIVGTRRHQGVIAFASQLSLARNLDELLDAIDGPPLLLILDGITDPHNLGACLRVADGVGAHAVIVPKDRAVGLNATAAKVASGAAETVPYITVTNLARTMRELKERGIWLIGTSDDGEKGLYEADFTGPTALVMGSEGEGMRRLTRDTCDILVSIPMFGSVESLNVSVASGVCLYEARRQRIALEA; encoded by the coding sequence ATGAAGAATAAAATGATTTTCGGCTTCCATGCCGTCACCTCGCGCCTGCGTCACGAAGCGTCGTCCGTGGAAGAAATTTTCGTCGATGCCAGCCGCGTCGACGGCCGCATGAAGGACATGATCGCCGCCGCCAAGGCTGCCAACGTGCGCGTCATGCCCGTCGACTCGTCGCGTCTGGACAAGATCGTCGGCACGCGCCGCCACCAGGGCGTGATCGCCTTCGCGTCGCAGCTGTCGCTGGCGCGCAATCTCGATGAGCTGCTGGACGCCATCGACGGCCCGCCGCTGCTGCTGATTCTCGACGGCATCACCGACCCGCACAACCTGGGCGCCTGCCTGCGTGTGGCCGACGGCGTCGGCGCACATGCCGTGATCGTGCCGAAGGACCGCGCCGTGGGCTTGAACGCCACCGCCGCCAAGGTCGCCAGCGGCGCCGCCGAAACCGTGCCGTACATCACCGTGACGAATCTGGCGCGCACCATGCGTGAACTGAAAGAGCGCGGCATCTGGCTGATCGGTACTTCGGATGACGGCGAAAAAGGCTTGTACGAAGCCGATTTCACGGGCCCGACGGCCCTCGTCATGGGTTCCGAAGGCGAAGGCATGCGCCGTTTGACGCGCGACACCTGCGACATCCTTGTCAGCATCCCGATGTTCGGCTCCGTCGAAAGCCTGAACGTGTCGGTCGCTTCCGGCGTGTGTCTGTACGAAGCCCGCCGCCAGCGGATTGCTTTAGAAGCTTAA
- the cysE gene encoding serine O-acetyltransferase, translating to MFHHLREDINSIIERDPAARNGWEVLTCYPGLHAIVMHGWAHWCWMRHMKWVGRFISYIARIITGIEIHPGAVIGRRVFIDHGFGVVIGETAIVGDDCTIYQGVTLGGTSLHSGAKRHPTLERGVIVGAGAQVLGSFTVGEYAKVGSNAVLLKPVPSGATAVGNPAHIVQKDVSALREGSTAHLFAAYGVTPNGDDPLSKALQGLITHAVAQEERIETILATLKAAGICCQAVPECDKFDSEQMNKLVD from the coding sequence ATGTTCCACCACCTGCGCGAAGATATCAACAGCATCATTGAACGTGATCCCGCCGCCCGCAATGGCTGGGAGGTGCTGACCTGTTATCCTGGCTTGCACGCCATCGTCATGCATGGCTGGGCGCACTGGTGCTGGATGCGGCACATGAAGTGGGTGGGGCGCTTCATTTCGTATATCGCCCGCATCATCACGGGCATTGAAATCCATCCGGGCGCGGTCATCGGCAGGCGCGTCTTCATCGATCACGGCTTCGGCGTGGTGATCGGCGAGACGGCCATCGTCGGCGACGACTGCACCATCTACCAGGGCGTGACCCTGGGCGGCACCTCGCTGCACAGCGGCGCCAAGCGCCATCCGACCCTGGAGCGGGGTGTCATCGTGGGCGCCGGCGCCCAGGTGCTGGGCAGTTTTACGGTGGGCGAATACGCCAAGGTGGGCTCGAACGCCGTGCTGTTGAAGCCCGTGCCGTCCGGCGCCACGGCTGTCGGCAACCCGGCGCACATCGTGCAAAAGGATGTCAGCGCCTTGCGCGAGGGCAGCACGGCGCATTTGTTTGCCGCGTATGGCGTGACGCCCAACGGCGACGATCCGCTGTCGAAAGCCCTGCAGGGACTGATCACGCATGCGGTGGCACAGGAAGAGCGCATCGAAACCATCCTCGCCACCCTGAAGGCGGCGGGTATATGCTGCCAGGCCGTGCCCGAGTGTGATAAATTTGATTCCGAGCAAATGAACAAGCTGGTCGATTAA
- a CDS encoding YceH family protein: MTTDVNAAEMNTDNPNLLDPFEIRVLAVLAEKEALTPDSYPLSLNALTNGCNQLSSRDPVMALSEETVYDVLQRLMQRKFVNGITQAGARVAKYEHRMRIKWSLEQDKLAILTILMLRGLQTAGEIRSRSGRVHEFKSVAEVESGLQFLIDKYPPLVAKLAVAPGAKEPRYGHLLGGEEALAQIETAAGFAGAVSAPQQGSRVAQLEQEVLQLRSDFDGLAAQFEAFRKQFE; the protein is encoded by the coding sequence ATGACTACAGACGTAAACGCAGCAGAAATGAACACCGACAATCCGAATTTGCTCGACCCCTTCGAGATCCGCGTGCTGGCCGTGCTGGCCGAAAAGGAAGCGCTGACGCCGGACAGCTATCCGCTGTCGCTCAACGCGCTGACGAACGGCTGCAACCAATTGTCCAGCCGCGACCCCGTCATGGCCCTGTCCGAGGAAACCGTCTACGACGTGCTGCAGCGCCTGATGCAGCGCAAATTCGTCAACGGTATCACGCAGGCCGGCGCGCGCGTTGCCAAGTACGAGCACCGCATGCGTATCAAGTGGTCGCTGGAACAGGACAAACTGGCCATCCTGACGATATTGATGCTGCGCGGCCTGCAGACGGCTGGCGAGATCCGCAGCCGCAGTGGCCGCGTGCATGAATTCAAGTCGGTGGCGGAAGTGGAGTCCGGCCTGCAATTCCTGATCGACAAATACCCGCCGCTGGTGGCCAAGCTGGCCGTCGCTCCCGGCGCCAAGGAGCCGCGCTACGGCCACTTGCTGGGCGGCGAAGAAGCACTGGCGCAGATCGAGACGGCGGCCGGTTTTGCCGGCGCCGTCAGCGCGCCGCAGCAGGGCAGCCGTGTCGCCCAGCTGGAACAGGAAGTGCTGCAATTGCGTAGCGACTTCGATGGCCTGGCGGCGCAGTTCGAGGCATTCCGCAAGCAGTTCGAATAA
- a CDS encoding DUF2199 domain-containing protein, whose product MTFSFLCRSCGETHTGMPSFGADAPWLYEQMAPAEREARCQLDSDACIVDETHCFVRATIDIPVHGSVEPFSWGVWVSLSGESFDAWDACFDDAKRAHIGPFFGWLSTQLPLYPATMNLKTRVHLRDDGLRPFLELEPTQHPLAVEQRDGITAERVAELYALLVHGA is encoded by the coding sequence ATGACTTTTTCCTTCCTGTGCCGCTCCTGCGGCGAGACCCATACGGGCATGCCCAGTTTCGGCGCCGATGCGCCGTGGCTGTACGAACAGATGGCGCCCGCCGAGCGCGAAGCGCGCTGCCAGCTCGACAGCGACGCCTGCATCGTCGACGAAACGCACTGCTTCGTGCGTGCCACCATCGACATTCCCGTGCATGGCTCGGTTGAGCCGTTCAGCTGGGGCGTGTGGGTGTCGCTGAGCGGCGAGAGTTTCGACGCCTGGGACGCCTGCTTCGACGATGCCAAACGGGCCCATATCGGTCCCTTCTTCGGCTGGCTCAGCACGCAGCTGCCCTTGTATCCGGCTACCATGAACTTGAAAACCCGCGTGCACCTGCGCGACGATGGCCTGCGTCCATTCCTCGAGCTGGAACCGACGCAGCACCCGCTGGCGGTGGAACAGCGCGACGGCATCACGGCCGAGCGCGTGGCCGAGCTGTATGCGCTGCTGGTGCATGGCGCGTGA
- the udk gene encoding uridine kinase — protein MNNISFQPFVIGVAGGSGSGKSTVSQQVLASFGADMVSVVMQDDYYCDQTHLSPEVRRQQNYDHPQAFEWPLLVQHIQALRNGKAIEMPEYDFTLHNRSSRTILVKPAPVIVIEGLFALYDADLRDMMSLKIFVDTASDVRFIRRMQRDITERGRSVESVIEQYLETVRPMHKQFIEPTKRNADVILPHGANGPAVDMITAKVASVIGQLKPAS, from the coding sequence ATGAATAATATTTCCTTCCAACCGTTTGTTATTGGTGTCGCTGGCGGAAGCGGCAGTGGCAAGTCCACCGTATCCCAGCAAGTGCTGGCGTCGTTTGGGGCCGACATGGTCTCCGTCGTGATGCAGGACGATTACTACTGCGACCAGACGCACCTCTCCCCTGAAGTCCGCCGCCAGCAGAATTACGACCATCCGCAGGCGTTCGAATGGCCATTGCTGGTCCAGCACATCCAGGCATTGCGCAACGGCAAAGCCATCGAGATGCCGGAGTACGACTTCACGCTGCACAATCGCTCCAGCAGGACCATTCTGGTCAAGCCGGCCCCGGTGATCGTGATCGAGGGCCTGTTTGCCTTGTATGACGCGGACTTGCGCGACATGATGTCGCTGAAGATCTTTGTCGACACCGCCTCCGACGTGCGCTTCATTCGGCGCATGCAAAGGGATATTACTGAACGCGGGCGCTCGGTGGAGAGCGTCATCGAGCAGTATCTGGAAACCGTACGCCCGATGCACAAGCAATTCATCGAGCCCACCAAGCGCAATGCCGATGTCATTTTGCCGCATGGTGCCAATGGTCCCGCAGTCGACATGATTACCGCCAAGGTGGCCAGCGTCATTGGTCAATTGAAACCGGCCAGTTGA
- a CDS encoding HlyD family type I secretion periplasmic adaptor subunit — MKLAKVATREEAKRGRVLIWSCTAALACVIAWASWAELDQVTRANGQVIASSRNQIIQVADGGVLAELRVHEGSVVKKGELLARFDRTRAETSYLESTAKAAGLKATVARLQAEVFGGAPKFPPELQAYPDFRTNQLALFSKRQGAVQAEVGALDSAMKLIREELEMNLPLLETGDVSRAEVLKLRRQVVDIQAQITNRRNKYLQDSQTDLVKAQEDLAGVLQTVTQRKEQLGSTDIYAPTDGIVRNVRLTTLGGVAKPGEEILQIVPTDDDLIIEAKVKPADIAFIKPGLPTAVKLDAYDYGIYGRLRGTVSYISADTLSEDNKGNEQPYYRVQIKTSGRKLMGKNGEPILIQPGMTATVEINTGRKTVLRYLTKPITKTFSESMGER, encoded by the coding sequence ATGAAACTCGCCAAAGTGGCAACGCGGGAAGAAGCCAAACGGGGCCGGGTGCTGATCTGGAGCTGCACGGCGGCGCTGGCTTGTGTCATCGCCTGGGCTTCGTGGGCGGAGCTGGACCAGGTCACGCGCGCCAACGGCCAGGTGATCGCCAGTTCGCGCAACCAGATCATCCAGGTGGCCGATGGCGGCGTGCTGGCAGAACTGCGCGTGCATGAAGGCAGCGTGGTGAAAAAGGGAGAACTGCTGGCGCGCTTCGACCGCACGCGGGCCGAGACGAGCTACCTGGAAAGCACGGCCAAGGCGGCAGGACTGAAGGCGACCGTGGCGCGCCTGCAGGCGGAAGTGTTTGGCGGCGCGCCCAAATTCCCGCCAGAACTGCAGGCTTATCCCGATTTCCGCACCAATCAGTTGGCCCTGTTCAGCAAGCGCCAGGGCGCCGTGCAGGCCGAAGTGGGCGCGCTGGACAGCGCCATGAAGCTGATCAGGGAGGAGCTGGAAATGAATCTGCCGCTGCTGGAAACGGGGGACGTTAGCCGCGCCGAAGTACTGAAACTGCGGCGGCAGGTGGTCGACATCCAGGCGCAGATCACCAACCGGCGCAACAAATACCTGCAGGACAGCCAGACGGACCTGGTGAAAGCCCAGGAAGACCTGGCCGGCGTGCTGCAGACGGTGACGCAGCGCAAGGAACAGCTGGGCTCGACGGACATTTACGCGCCCACCGACGGCATCGTGCGCAATGTGCGGCTCACCACCCTGGGCGGCGTGGCCAAGCCGGGCGAGGAAATCCTGCAGATCGTGCCCACAGACGACGATCTGATCATCGAGGCAAAAGTAAAACCGGCCGACATCGCCTTCATCAAGCCCGGCCTGCCCACGGCCGTCAAGCTCGACGCCTACGACTACGGCATCTACGGTCGCCTGCGCGGCACCGTCAGCTACATCAGCGCCGATACCTTGAGCGAGGACAACAAGGGCAACGAACAGCCCTACTACCGCGTGCAGATCAAGACCAGCGGGCGCAAGCTGATGGGCAAGAATGGCGAGCCGATCCTGATCCAGCCGGGCATGACGGCTACCGTGGAAATCAATACGGGACGCAAAACTGTCTTGCGCTATCTGACGAAACCGATCACCAAGACGTTTTCGGAATCGATGGGGGAGCGGTGA
- a CDS encoding ATP-binding cassette domain-containing protein, which produces MDTSIKHGLLTLIERAARLTGQHLPAARLADLQRQLDDIDGNGAPGVVLTTAWQAGGLEGVARLLHEPTPGELPFAVYSASTGWGLLQSRGADGAWRGEGVDGRALQLASLAGLACVGLPRRSEKNGARPGALGLVRNALWLKKSVFVDAVLATALVTLLTMATSLFSMQVYDRVIPNQSFSTLWVLVVGVALSIGLEFILKQVRSRIVDHSCNDVDHELSEWFFQRMLGIRMEARPASVGTLAAQVKGFEMVRGVLTSTSLFVLTDVPFALIFLAMITIIGGWLVVVPLVALPLALVCGLMFQRAIQAHTRKNLNASNRKAGLLVEAVDGVETLKGSSAEWMMQARWAELVAESSHAEQNIRDYAALSQNITAAFQQLTNVALISMGAWFVAENQMTMGALMACTIISNRALMPIVQLPAVMVQWAHARASIDGLEQVISLPNEADNAQFALTPRSLDTGLRFERIRFTYGGAQKVALEVENLAIRPGERVGLVGAIGSGKSTLLKLASGLYQPAEGKVYLGDVDMALLAPAVVREMIGYLPQETRLFSGSLRDNLLLGLADPGEEAILAAAKRTGLIELILGQPRGLALAITEGGRGVSGGQRQLIAVTRLLLAKPRIWLLDEPTGAMDAKTESRIVGLLGELAAEGVTMVATTHKNALLPLLDRLVVLQAGRVLLDGPRDAVLAKLSGKPQAVPTPVAATAPVAQGAVA; this is translated from the coding sequence GTGGATACCTCCATCAAACATGGCTTGCTGACACTCATCGAACGCGCCGCGCGCCTGACGGGCCAGCACCTGCCTGCCGCCCGCCTGGCCGACCTGCAGCGCCAACTCGATGACATCGATGGCAATGGCGCCCCTGGCGTAGTGCTCACCACCGCGTGGCAAGCGGGGGGGCTGGAAGGCGTGGCGCGCCTGCTGCACGAACCGACGCCGGGCGAGCTGCCGTTCGCCGTCTACAGTGCCAGCACGGGCTGGGGCTTGCTGCAGTCGCGCGGTGCCGACGGCGCCTGGCGCGGCGAAGGCGTCGATGGCCGCGCCTTGCAATTGGCCTCGCTGGCCGGCCTGGCCTGCGTGGGCCTGCCCCGCCGCAGCGAGAAAAACGGCGCCCGCCCCGGTGCACTCGGCCTGGTGCGCAATGCCCTGTGGCTGAAAAAGAGCGTATTTGTCGACGCCGTGCTGGCCACGGCGCTGGTGACCCTGCTGACCATGGCCACCTCGCTGTTCTCCATGCAGGTGTACGACCGCGTCATCCCGAACCAGAGCTTCAGCACCCTGTGGGTGCTGGTGGTGGGCGTAGCCCTGTCGATCGGCCTGGAATTCATCCTCAAGCAGGTGCGCAGCCGCATCGTCGACCATTCGTGCAACGATGTCGACCATGAACTGTCCGAGTGGTTTTTCCAGCGCATGCTGGGCATCCGCATGGAGGCGCGTCCCGCTTCCGTCGGCACCCTGGCGGCGCAAGTGAAAGGCTTCGAGATGGTGCGCGGCGTGCTCACCTCGACGTCCCTGTTCGTGCTGACGGACGTGCCCTTCGCGCTGATTTTCCTGGCCATGATCACCATCATCGGCGGCTGGTTGGTGGTGGTGCCGCTGGTGGCCCTGCCGCTGGCCCTCGTGTGCGGACTGATGTTCCAGCGCGCCATCCAGGCCCACACGCGCAAGAACCTCAATGCCAGCAACCGCAAGGCGGGCTTGCTGGTGGAAGCCGTCGATGGCGTGGAAACGCTCAAGGGCAGCAGCGCCGAATGGATGATGCAGGCGCGCTGGGCCGAACTGGTGGCCGAGAGCAGCCACGCGGAACAGAATATCCGCGACTATGCGGCCCTGTCGCAAAACATCACGGCCGCCTTCCAGCAACTGACCAACGTGGCGCTGATCTCCATGGGTGCGTGGTTCGTGGCGGAAAACCAGATGACCATGGGCGCCCTGATGGCGTGCACCATCATCAGCAACCGCGCCCTGATGCCCATCGTGCAACTGCCAGCCGTAATGGTGCAGTGGGCGCACGCGCGCGCCTCGATCGACGGCCTGGAGCAGGTCATCAGCCTGCCCAACGAAGCCGACAATGCGCAATTCGCGCTGACGCCGCGCAGCCTCGATACGGGCTTGCGCTTCGAACGCATCCGCTTTACGTATGGCGGCGCGCAAAAGGTGGCGCTGGAAGTGGAAAACCTGGCCATCCGCCCCGGCGAAAGAGTCGGCCTGGTGGGTGCCATCGGCTCGGGCAAGAGCACCCTGCTGAAACTGGCCTCGGGCCTGTACCAGCCGGCCGAAGGCAAGGTGTATCTGGGCGACGTCGACATGGCCCTGCTGGCGCCAGCCGTGGTACGCGAAATGATCGGCTACCTGCCGCAGGAAACGCGGCTGTTCAGCGGCAGCCTGCGCGACAACCTGCTGCTGGGACTGGCCGACCCGGGCGAAGAAGCGATCCTGGCCGCGGCAAAACGCACGGGCCTGATCGAACTGATACTGGGCCAGCCGCGGGGACTGGCGCTGGCCATTACCGAAGGCGGACGTGGCGTCTCGGGCGGCCAGCGCCAGCTGATCGCCGTCACGCGCCTGCTGCTGGCCAAGCCGCGCATCTGGCTGCTCGACGAACCCACTGGCGCCATGGATGCGAAGACGGAATCGCGCATCGTCGGGCTGCTCGGTGAACTGGCGGCCGAAGGCGTGACCATGGTCGCCACCACGCACAAGAACGCCCTCTTGCCCCTGCTCGACCGCCTGGTGGTGCTGCAGGCGGGCCGAGTGCTGCTCGACGGGCCGCGCGATGCCGTGCTGGCCAAGCTGTCGGGCAAGCCGCAGGCGGTGCCCACGCCGGTAGCCGCCACTGCGCCAGTGGCGCAAGGGGCCGTCGCATGA
- a CDS encoding TolC family protein: protein MRLRGFPAISSLPGIAALLAAVAMASVSSFASAQGATSWTFDQILQQALQSHPAVQGKRSAQAAARAELDGAQWQRFPSLSAEVPTGSQETGGVVRIEQPLWSGGRIDAGIDAAGSRVDAAGAAIEEERLTLSLRVIAAYTEALRQTARVRSAEEGLAEHQRLLDMIKRRVVQSVSSQTDQRLAESRSYQAANDVSNARQALENALAQLSQLAGKPVRLVSSTGIGVGEPRPDASLERVMRQAIAYSPTLQRLDFEAQAADSDITLQRSAYMPKVVLRMEKPTGGINADNRTRAMLVLQAQPGAGLSAKAGVDAAVAKREGARAAHDAAERDVRERFTLDWNEAEASRQRLGNAGEASTTSTQVFESYARQYVIGRKTWNDVLNAVREATQAQFSLEDTRAQAIAASLRLAAQTGTLAGRTAPAGLARPN from the coding sequence ATGAGATTACGCGGTTTCCCAGCAATATCCTCACTGCCAGGCATCGCGGCCTTGCTGGCGGCCGTGGCCATGGCATCGGTATCCTCTTTCGCCAGCGCCCAGGGTGCCACCTCCTGGACCTTCGACCAGATCTTGCAGCAAGCGTTGCAAAGCCATCCGGCCGTCCAGGGCAAGCGCTCCGCACAGGCGGCTGCACGGGCCGAGCTCGATGGCGCGCAATGGCAGCGCTTTCCCAGCCTGTCGGCCGAAGTGCCCACCGGTTCGCAGGAAACAGGCGGCGTGGTGCGCATCGAGCAGCCCCTGTGGAGCGGTGGCCGCATCGACGCCGGCATCGATGCCGCCGGCAGCCGGGTTGACGCAGCTGGCGCGGCCATCGAGGAAGAACGCCTGACCCTCTCCCTGCGCGTAATCGCCGCCTACACGGAAGCGCTGCGCCAGACGGCGCGCGTACGCTCGGCCGAAGAGGGCTTGGCGGAGCACCAGCGCCTGCTGGACATGATCAAACGCCGCGTGGTCCAGTCGGTCAGTTCGCAAACGGACCAGCGCCTGGCCGAATCGCGCAGCTACCAGGCGGCCAACGACGTGTCGAATGCACGCCAGGCGCTGGAAAACGCCCTGGCGCAGCTGTCGCAACTGGCCGGCAAGCCCGTGCGCCTCGTCAGCAGCACCGGCATTGGCGTGGGCGAACCGCGGCCCGACGCCAGCCTGGAACGGGTCATGCGCCAGGCCATAGCCTACTCCCCTACCCTGCAACGCCTCGATTTCGAGGCGCAGGCAGCCGATTCCGACATCACCCTGCAGCGCTCGGCCTACATGCCGAAAGTCGTGCTGCGCATGGAAAAGCCCACGGGTGGCATCAATGCCGACAATCGCACGCGCGCCATGCTGGTGCTGCAGGCGCAGCCGGGCGCCGGCCTGTCGGCCAAGGCTGGCGTGGACGCAGCCGTCGCCAAACGCGAAGGCGCGCGCGCCGCGCACGATGCGGCCGAACGCGACGTGCGCGAGCGCTTTACGCTGGACTGGAACGAGGCCGAGGCCAGCCGCCAGCGCCTGGGCAATGCGGGCGAGGCCAGCACCACATCGACGCAGGTGTTCGAATCGTATGCGCGCCAGTACGTGATCGGGCGCAAGACCTGGAACGATGTGCTCAACGCAGTGCGCGAAGCGACCCAGGCGCAGTTTTCACTGGAAGACACGCGCGCGCAGGCGATTGCCGCCAGCCTGCGCCTGGCCGCGCAAACGGGCACGCTGGCCGGGCGCACGGCGCCGGCAGGCCTGGCACGCCCGAATTGA